The Exiguobacterium mexicanum genome includes a window with the following:
- a CDS encoding zinc dependent phospholipase C family protein, with protein sequence MGSHLMHLVIANEVLAHLTDVDRTAFLLGNLAPDATTSKQNTHYYAGRHEDMTRRLDLNQYWMDSVDENQSFRLGYYCHLVADEIWLQGFYKSWLKQVITKDPEKQAMYYADFDAYNARLAQRLGVFDFTSLKNHATNELRELVVKVERDAKATEEGTYTMFLPHQLDSYVETCILRCRQMVQQKSEVTT encoded by the coding sequence ATGGGTTCACATTTGATGCACCTCGTCATCGCGAATGAGGTGTTGGCGCATTTGACAGATGTCGATCGCACGGCTTTTTTGTTGGGAAATCTTGCGCCCGATGCGACGACGTCTAAACAAAACACTCACTATTACGCGGGACGGCATGAGGATATGACAAGACGGCTCGACCTTAATCAATATTGGATGGACAGTGTGGACGAGAATCAATCGTTCCGGCTCGGCTATTATTGCCATCTCGTCGCGGATGAGATTTGGTTGCAGGGGTTCTATAAATCCTGGCTCAAGCAAGTCATTACGAAAGACCCAGAAAAGCAGGCGATGTATTATGCTGATTTTGATGCGTATAATGCACGCCTAGCTCAACGACTAGGTGTCTTCGATTTCACTTCGTTGAAAAACCATGCGACGAATGAACTACGTGAACTCGTCGTGAAAGTCGAGCGGGATGCGAAGGCAACAGAGGAAGGGACGTATACGATGTTTTTGCCACACCAGCTCGATAGTTACGTCGAGACGTGCATCCTTCGTTGCCGACAGATGGTCCAACAGAAAAGTGAGGTGACCACATGA
- a CDS encoding DMT family transporter has translation MGFVYLVGAIVSELFGSSMLKLNATTTSRLPVLGVAFGYVTAFYLLSLALLSIPLSFAYAFWSGVGTAATALIGFLVFKEQVRIQTVVGIGLVIIGLVLMKL, from the coding sequence ATGGGCTTCGTCTATCTCGTCGGTGCCATCGTCTCTGAACTGTTCGGTTCGAGCATGTTGAAGCTGAACGCGACGACAACGAGCCGCCTGCCCGTTCTCGGTGTCGCCTTCGGTTACGTGACGGCATTTTACTTGTTGTCGCTCGCCCTTCTTTCCATCCCGCTCAGTTTCGCCTATGCGTTCTGGAGCGGGGTCGGCACGGCCGCGACGGCGCTGATCGGCTTCCTCGTCTTCAAGGAACAAGTCCGGATTCAGACCGTTGTCGGCATCGGGCTTGTCATCATCGGGCTCGTCTTGATGAAACTATGA
- a CDS encoding siderophore ABC transporter substrate-binding protein: MGKWKAAVMLTSLVFTLAACGSTDETKDAGSAEAETAPKTVEITDAHGTIDVPVNPEKVVALDNRTFETLSDWEIDLVAAPIGLIPADLPYKNDKDIVDVGMHNEPNLEAIAGVDPDVVIVGQRFADYYDDIKKLVPEAAVIDLDIELPEDAGTPGEILVEGFETTTRSLGQIFEKETEADELIASFEASIDSVKEAYDSEDTVMSVIVSGGNIGFSAPNTGRVFGPMYDIFDWTPALEVAKTTGDHQGDEVSVEAIAESDPDWLFVLDRDAAISSMEDAVPAADVIDNAPALQKTKAVTDEKIVYAPNDTYINESIQTYSELFNDIAAALSK, translated from the coding sequence ATGGGGAAATGGAAAGCAGCAGTCATGCTCACATCACTCGTCTTCACGCTAGCCGCATGCGGTAGCACGGACGAGACGAAAGACGCAGGAAGCGCGGAAGCGGAGACAGCACCGAAGACAGTTGAAATCACGGACGCACATGGAACGATCGATGTGCCTGTCAACCCGGAGAAGGTCGTCGCGCTCGACAACCGAACGTTCGAGACGCTCTCAGATTGGGAAATTGACTTGGTCGCCGCCCCAATCGGATTGATTCCAGCGGACTTGCCTTATAAAAATGATAAAGACATCGTTGACGTCGGGATGCACAATGAACCGAACTTAGAAGCGATCGCCGGTGTGGATCCGGATGTCGTCATCGTCGGTCAACGATTCGCCGACTACTACGACGACATTAAAAAATTGGTTCCGGAAGCGGCCGTCATCGATTTGGACATCGAGCTCCCGGAAGATGCGGGCACGCCAGGTGAAATCTTGGTCGAAGGCTTTGAGACGACGACGCGCTCACTCGGACAAATCTTTGAAAAAGAAACGGAAGCAGATGAGCTCATCGCCAGCTTCGAAGCATCGATTGACAGTGTGAAAGAGGCATACGACAGTGAAGACACGGTCATGTCAGTCATCGTCTCAGGCGGAAATATCGGCTTCTCGGCACCGAACACAGGACGTGTCTTCGGACCGATGTATGACATCTTTGACTGGACACCAGCCCTCGAAGTAGCGAAAACGACAGGGGACCATCAAGGGGATGAGGTCTCGGTCGAAGCGATTGCCGAGAGTGACCCGGACTGGTTGTTCGTCCTCGACCGTGATGCGGCCATTTCAAGCATGGAAGACGCAGTGCCTGCAGCGGACGTGATCGATAACGCACCGGCGCTCCAAAAAACGAAAGCCGTGACAGACGAAAAAATCGTGTATGCGCCGAACGATACGTACATCAACGAGTCGATTCAAACTTATTCTGAACTATTCAACGATATCGCAGCCGCGCTTTCGAAATAA
- a CDS encoding ABC transporter permease, which yields MTFIELMTSLVFVAIPLGLALFLKLGLERDILIATVRSIVQLLIIGYILTFVFESDSPVFMLLMILLMIGAATQNIIKKGDGIPGITWMILLTLVTVETLTMGLMLGLGIIPFDPEKVIPISGMVIGNCMVLSLLFLNKFKDEVERSDEVIELILSFGGTPKAAIERSLKSAIRTSMIPTVEAQKTMGLVQLPGMMSGLIIGGADPMEAVLYQLLILFLILTTASVSAVMVGYLAYPRLFNQKLQFVGLTYRKGKTT from the coding sequence ATGACGTTCATCGAACTGATGACCTCGTTGGTTTTCGTCGCCATCCCGCTCGGTTTGGCGCTGTTCTTAAAACTCGGACTCGAACGCGACATCTTGATTGCGACGGTGCGGTCGATTGTTCAGTTGCTCATCATCGGCTATATTTTGACTTTCGTCTTCGAGAGCGACAGCCCGGTGTTCATGTTGCTCATGATCCTGCTCATGATCGGGGCGGCGACACAGAACATCATCAAGAAAGGGGACGGCATCCCCGGCATCACATGGATGATTCTGCTCACGCTCGTCACGGTCGAGACGTTGACGATGGGTCTCATGCTCGGACTCGGCATCATCCCGTTCGATCCAGAGAAAGTCATCCCAATCAGCGGCATGGTCATCGGGAACTGTATGGTATTGTCGCTCCTGTTCTTGAACAAGTTCAAAGACGAGGTCGAGCGGAGCGATGAAGTGATTGAGCTCATCTTGTCGTTCGGTGGCACACCGAAGGCAGCGATTGAGCGCAGTTTGAAGAGCGCCATACGCACGAGCATGATTCCGACGGTCGAGGCGCAGAAGACGATGGGGCTCGTCCAACTCCCGGGTATGATGAGCGGTCTCATCATCGGCGGGGCCGACCCGATGGAGGCGGTGCTCTATCAATTGCTCATCTTGTTCCTCATCTTGACGACCGCATCCGTCTCGGCGGTCATGGTCGGCTATCTCGCGTATCCGCGCCTGTTCAACCAAAAACTTCAGTTCGTCGGGTTGACGTATCGAAAGGGGAAAACGACATGA
- a CDS encoding DMT family transporter, protein MKSYGILLVSIAFEVLGTSMLKLSDGFTNPFPSLVLLISFAISFTLMGIVLKTIPLSIAYSVWAGLGTVATGLIGVFVYGEVLSTLNSIGLIVIVLGVIVMNLGKQEEQPHAS, encoded by the coding sequence ATGAAATCATATGGAATCTTACTGGTATCGATTGCGTTCGAAGTGCTCGGGACGTCGATGTTGAAGCTGTCGGACGGATTCACCAATCCGTTCCCGAGTCTCGTTCTCTTAATCAGCTTCGCCATCTCGTTCACGTTGATGGGCATCGTCTTGAAGACCATTCCACTCAGCATTGCCTATAGCGTCTGGGCGGGGCTCGGCACGGTCGCGACCGGGCTGATCGGGGTGTTCGTGTATGGGGAAGTGCTGTCGACCTTGAACAGCATCGGCCTGATCGTTATCGTACTCGGCGTCATCGTCATGAATCTTGGAAAACAGGAGGAGCAACCACATGCTAGCTGA
- a CDS encoding TetR/AcrR family transcriptional regulator, giving the protein MNKKQLLLRTAAQIIQTEGIQQLSMDHLAKRAGITKGGVLYHFESKANLLQQMNRMALDEFENRIVHHQTGLDGPYPFTRAYALATLDYSEGDADLIAVFISSQEDASGKLWNDAAKRWDEQFAVDGPDADRVLELRLLCDGFWFALTYGYSAAFKDRAARIIRQKCDALSKGES; this is encoded by the coding sequence ATGAATAAAAAACAACTGTTACTGCGGACCGCCGCACAAATCATTCAAACCGAGGGCATTCAACAACTGTCGATGGACCACTTAGCCAAACGCGCCGGTATCACGAAAGGCGGCGTCTTATACCACTTTGAAAGCAAGGCTAACCTGTTGCAGCAGATGAATAGAATGGCGCTCGATGAATTTGAAAATCGAATCGTCCATCATCAAACGGGGTTGGATGGTCCTTATCCATTCACACGCGCCTATGCCCTCGCGACGCTCGATTATAGCGAAGGTGATGCTGACTTGATTGCCGTCTTCATCTCATCCCAAGAAGATGCGAGTGGAAAGCTTTGGAATGACGCCGCCAAACGTTGGGATGAACAGTTCGCCGTGGATGGTCCTGACGCTGATCGCGTGCTCGAGCTTCGACTGCTCTGTGACGGGTTTTGGTTCGCGTTGACATATGGCTATAGCGCTGCGTTCAAAGACCGTGCCGCCCGCATCATCCGACAAAAGTGCGACGCGCTGTCAAAAGGAGAATCGTAA
- a CDS encoding VOC family protein, translating to MIQGIHHVQITIPKGEEARARAFYCGVLGLPEIEKPVSLQGRGGFWLEVGDRSVHVGTEDGVDRLSTKGHVAYAVTDLAEWGQKLEAEGIERLTGIPIPGFDRFEFRDPFGNRVEMIQAL from the coding sequence ATGATTCAAGGCATCCATCACGTGCAAATCACGATCCCGAAAGGGGAGGAAGCCCGTGCCCGTGCATTTTATTGCGGCGTGCTCGGTCTTCCAGAAATCGAGAAGCCGGTGTCACTTCAAGGACGGGGCGGGTTTTGGCTCGAGGTCGGCGACCGTAGCGTCCACGTCGGGACCGAGGACGGGGTTGACCGACTGTCGACGAAAGGACACGTCGCCTATGCCGTGACCGATTTGGCGGAATGGGGACAGAAGCTCGAGGCGGAAGGGATTGAGCGGCTCACGGGTATCCCGATTCCTGGATTCGACCGGTTCGAGTTCCGCGACCCGTTCGGCAATCGAGTCGAGATGATTCAAGCCCTCTGA
- a CDS encoding ABC transporter permease produces the protein MTARVETLSQPSFSNIWTKSFIVAMLVVFILAGLSLVTGVYDIRQEGGSDMFWITRVPRTVAIMLTGAAMAMSGLVMQLITQNRLVEPTTTGTLEWAGLGLLAVYLLVPAPTLMMRMTGAIVFSFIGTMVFFWFLRSVKLRSSLIVPIIGLMLGAVVSAVSTFLGLFFQASQTIEGWFVGSFASVQVGRYEYLWLIILVTFFIFILANRLTLAGLGEDIATSLGVNYSRLILIATGLIALAVGVVATVIGNLPFLGLIVPNIVSMFRGDDLRSNLPWVCVIGMGTVLVSDLISRTIIMPFELPVSLILGTVGSIVFIVILLRQRKTGGVR, from the coding sequence ATGACAGCAAGGGTTGAGACATTGTCTCAGCCCTCCTTTTCTAACATTTGGACGAAGTCCTTTATCGTAGCAATGCTCGTGGTGTTCATATTGGCGGGCCTTTCGCTCGTGACCGGCGTCTATGACATTCGTCAAGAAGGCGGGTCGGACATGTTTTGGATCACCCGCGTTCCGCGCACGGTCGCCATCATGTTGACCGGTGCCGCCATGGCGATGTCGGGGCTCGTCATGCAACTGATCACACAGAACCGTCTCGTCGAACCGACGACGACAGGTACACTCGAATGGGCGGGGCTCGGCCTGCTCGCTGTGTATCTGCTCGTCCCGGCTCCGACGCTCATGATGCGGATGACGGGGGCAATCGTCTTTTCATTCATCGGAACGATGGTCTTCTTCTGGTTTCTGCGTTCGGTCAAACTCCGCTCGTCGTTGATTGTCCCGATTATCGGACTCATGCTCGGGGCGGTCGTCTCGGCCGTATCGACGTTTCTCGGTCTATTCTTTCAAGCCAGCCAGACGATCGAAGGTTGGTTCGTCGGGTCGTTCGCATCGGTGCAGGTCGGACGGTATGAATATCTGTGGCTCATCATCCTCGTCACGTTCTTCATCTTCATCCTCGCGAACCGCTTGACGCTCGCTGGACTCGGAGAAGACATCGCGACGAGCCTCGGCGTCAACTACAGCCGTTTGATTTTGATTGCGACGGGATTGATCGCGCTCGCGGTCGGGGTCGTGGCGACGGTCATCGGCAATCTGCCGTTTCTCGGGCTGATCGTCCCGAACATCGTCTCGATGTTTCGCGGGGATGACCTGCGCAGCAACTTGCCGTGGGTATGCGTCATCGGGATGGGAACGGTCCTCGTCAGCGATTTGATTTCGCGGACGATCATCATGCCGTTTGAATTGCCGGTATCGCTCATTCTCGGTACGGTCGGGTCAATCGTATTTATCGTAATTCTCTTGAGACAGCGGAAGACGGGAGGGGTACGATGA
- a CDS encoding DUF4440 domain-containing protein, which produces MLADLIEQQERALLTTEVRTSPEHLHRLLTDDFFEIGSSGRMLYRTASAATMDLGEIHITLSDFSLENVQDDVVLATYRTEDHSTGRIALRSSIWVNVDGQWKMRFHQGTIVPPSRH; this is translated from the coding sequence ATGCTAGCTGACTTAATCGAACAACAGGAACGGGCGTTACTGACGACCGAAGTGCGCACATCGCCTGAGCACTTGCACCGTCTACTCACGGATGATTTTTTTGAAATCGGCAGTTCGGGGCGCATGTTATATCGGACGGCATCTGCCGCCACGATGGACCTCGGCGAGATTCACATCACCTTATCCGACTTCTCACTGGAGAATGTTCAAGACGACGTCGTCCTGGCCACGTATCGGACCGAAGACCACTCCACCGGACGCATCGCCTTGCGCAGTTCGATTTGGGTGAACGTTGATGGCCAATGGAAGATGCGGTTCCATCAAGGAACAATCGTTCCGCCTTCTCGACACTAA